The following proteins come from a genomic window of Paenibacillus swuensis:
- the rph gene encoding ribonuclease PH, which produces MRIDGRQANEIRPLTITAPYTKYAEGSVLIEVGETKVICTASVEERVPPFMKGQGRGWVTAEYSMLPRATQVRNQREANKGKLGGRTMEIQRLIGRALRSVVNLQALGERTITLDCDVIQADGGTRTTSITGAFIALAMAVNKIHEQHNLKSFPITDFLASVSAGVVGGKPLLDLAYEEDSKAKVDMNIVMTGNGQFVELQGTGEDAPFTREELNTLLELAEEGIRGLIERQKEVLGPIADKIGGSGRAAGK; this is translated from the coding sequence ATGAGAATAGACGGAAGACAAGCCAATGAAATCAGGCCGTTAACGATTACGGCGCCATATACGAAATATGCGGAAGGTTCCGTGCTGATTGAGGTCGGGGAGACCAAGGTTATCTGTACCGCATCCGTGGAAGAGCGGGTTCCCCCCTTTATGAAAGGACAAGGCCGGGGTTGGGTAACCGCGGAATATTCAATGCTGCCCCGAGCGACTCAAGTGCGGAATCAAAGAGAAGCGAATAAGGGAAAGCTGGGCGGACGCACGATGGAAATTCAACGTCTGATCGGACGCGCGCTTCGTTCTGTCGTGAATCTTCAAGCTTTGGGTGAACGCACGATTACATTGGATTGCGATGTAATTCAGGCGGACGGAGGCACGCGCACGACTTCCATTACGGGCGCTTTTATCGCTTTGGCCATGGCTGTTAACAAGATTCATGAACAACATAACCTGAAGTCATTTCCGATTACGGATTTCCTGGCATCTGTTTCGGCGGGTGTGGTGGGCGGTAAGCCGTTGCTGGACCTTGCTTATGAAGAGGATTCCAAAGCCAAGGTGGATATGAACATCGTCATGACCGGCAACGGTCAGTTCGTAGAGCTTCAAGGTACCGGTGAAGATGCGCCGTTCACCCGCGAAGAGCTGAACACGTTGCTGGAACTGGCGGAGGAAGGGATTCGGGGACTTATTGAACGGCAAAAGGAAGTGCTTGGACCGATCGCTGATAAGATCGGAGGCTCGGGCCGTGCGGCTGGCAAGTAA
- the rdgB gene encoding RdgB/HAM1 family non-canonical purine NTP pyrophosphatase yields the protein MRLASKRILVATKNKGKVQEFAHAFAALGIETASLLDYPGIPDIVEDGDTFAANAEIKARAIANTFSLPVLADDSGLCVDALEGAPGVYSARYAGEGASDADNNAKLQRELALRLGDGAGEALSRARFVSALVLYDPATGLRVQAEGEVGGVIVAEPRGSGGFGYDPYFLVPEFAKTMAELTLEEKNAVSHRGKALRALLAQLV from the coding sequence GTGCGGCTGGCAAGTAAGCGAATCCTCGTTGCGACGAAGAATAAGGGCAAAGTGCAGGAATTTGCCCATGCCTTCGCGGCGCTGGGGATCGAAACCGCGAGCCTGCTGGATTATCCCGGGATTCCCGACATTGTGGAAGACGGGGATACGTTTGCCGCGAACGCCGAGATTAAGGCGCGCGCCATCGCGAATACGTTCAGCCTGCCGGTGCTGGCTGACGATTCGGGGCTGTGCGTCGACGCGCTCGAGGGCGCGCCGGGCGTGTATTCCGCCCGGTATGCCGGGGAGGGCGCGTCGGACGCGGACAACAACGCCAAGCTGCAGCGGGAACTTGCGCTGCGGCTTGGCGATGGCGCCGGGGAGGCGCTCAGCCGGGCGCGCTTTGTGAGCGCGCTGGTGCTGTACGACCCGGCGACCGGCCTGCGCGTGCAGGCCGAGGGCGAGGTCGGCGGCGTCATTGTCGCCGAGCCTCGCGGGAGCGGCGGATTCGGGTACGATCCGTATTTCCTCGTACCCGAATTCGCCAAGACCATGGCGGAGCTGACGCTCGAGGAGAAGAACGCCGTCTCCCACCGGGGAAAGGCGCTCCGCGCGTTGCTGGCGCAGCTGGTATGA
- the asnB gene encoding asparagine synthase (glutamine-hydrolyzing) — protein MCGITGWIDWKKDLTHYPSILENMTETLANRGPDASGTWISSHCAFGHRRLSVIDPENGAQPMVRKAGDDTYTLVYNGELYNAPELRKELEARGHTFRTNCDTEVLLVAYIEWGRACLDRFNGIFAFAIWNEKEQHVFMARDRLGVKPLFYAHDNGTFLFGSEPKAILSHPSVQPEISREGLAEIFIVGPARTPGHGVYEHLAELKPGHFLVYDRSGVRVSSYWSLESHEHEDDLDTTIAKVRELLIDTVERQLVSDVPVCSLLSGGLDSSALTSIAVSYYNETGQGIVPTFSVDYLDNDKHFKSSAFQPNADAPWIARMTEHLSTNHTYVEFDTPELVAALKDAVRARDLPGMADVDASLLLFCREIKKKATVAVSGEAADEIFGGYPWFHREEALNAGTFPWALSTKERGALLSPDLLAWVKPEEYIGERYRQAIDEVPKLVGEAGQKARMREMSYLNITRFMPTLLDRKDRMSMYAGLEVRVPYTDHRLVEYVFNIPWEMKVAGDREKGLLRKSLTGILPDDVLYRKKSPYPKTHNPNYLTAVKEWVMEILDDPSSPLLQFINVPKIKALANSDATQFNMPWFGQLMTGPQLFAYLGQVDTWMREYKVTVK, from the coding sequence ATGTGCGGAATTACCGGATGGATCGATTGGAAAAAAGACCTGACGCATTATCCGTCGATTCTTGAGAACATGACGGAAACGTTAGCCAATCGCGGACCTGATGCCTCCGGAACCTGGATATCGTCCCATTGCGCCTTCGGTCACCGCCGTCTAAGCGTCATCGATCCCGAGAACGGAGCGCAGCCTATGGTGCGCAAAGCCGGAGACGATACGTACACCCTGGTGTATAACGGCGAATTATATAATGCTCCCGAACTTCGCAAGGAATTGGAAGCTCGCGGACATACGTTCCGCACAAATTGCGATACCGAAGTGCTCCTGGTCGCCTATATCGAGTGGGGACGGGCGTGCTTGGATCGGTTTAACGGAATTTTTGCATTTGCGATATGGAATGAGAAAGAACAGCATGTGTTCATGGCCCGGGACCGGCTTGGCGTCAAACCTCTTTTTTATGCCCATGATAACGGTACGTTTCTGTTTGGTTCGGAGCCGAAAGCGATTCTCTCGCATCCCTCCGTACAACCCGAAATCAGCCGGGAAGGGTTAGCCGAAATTTTCATAGTCGGTCCTGCCCGTACGCCCGGTCACGGCGTTTACGAGCATTTAGCCGAGTTGAAACCTGGACATTTTCTTGTGTATGACCGAAGCGGTGTCAGAGTTTCCTCCTACTGGTCGCTGGAAAGTCATGAACATGAAGATGACCTGGACACAACGATCGCCAAAGTACGTGAACTGCTCATCGATACGGTGGAGCGGCAATTAGTGTCGGATGTTCCGGTCTGTTCTTTGCTGTCCGGCGGTCTGGACTCCTCCGCGCTGACCTCGATCGCGGTTTCCTACTATAATGAAACAGGCCAAGGGATCGTACCTACTTTTTCTGTGGATTATTTGGACAATGATAAGCATTTCAAATCCAGCGCCTTTCAACCCAATGCGGACGCGCCATGGATCGCGCGCATGACCGAGCATCTGAGCACGAACCATACTTATGTGGAATTCGACACACCGGAATTGGTAGCCGCGCTGAAAGACGCGGTTCGTGCGCGGGATCTGCCGGGGATGGCGGACGTGGACGCCTCCCTGCTGCTCTTCTGCCGGGAGATTAAGAAGAAAGCGACCGTGGCGGTTTCCGGGGAGGCCGCCGATGAAATATTCGGCGGCTACCCTTGGTTTCACCGCGAGGAAGCGTTGAACGCGGGGACGTTCCCTTGGGCGCTCTCCACGAAAGAGCGCGGCGCTCTGCTTTCCCCCGACCTGCTGGCTTGGGTTAAGCCGGAGGAGTACATTGGGGAACGCTACCGTCAAGCCATTGACGAAGTGCCAAAGCTGGTCGGCGAAGCCGGACAGAAGGCCAGGATGCGGGAGATGTCGTATCTCAACATCACCCGCTTTATGCCGACGCTGCTCGACCGGAAAGACCGCATGAGCATGTATGCGGGTCTGGAGGTTCGTGTTCCATATACCGACCACCGGTTAGTCGAGTATGTGTTTAACATTCCATGGGAGATGAAGGTAGCGGGCGATCGGGAGAAGGGGTTGCTGCGGAAGTCGCTTACGGGGATTTTGCCGGATGATGTGCTGTACCGCAAGAAAAGCCCATATCCGAAGACGCATAATCCGAACTATCTGACGGCCGTTAAGGAATGGGTGATGGAAATCTTGGATGATCCTTCTTCCCCGCTGTTGCAGTTTATTAACGTGCCAAAAATCAAAGCGCTGGCGAACTCCGATGCCACACAGTTTAATATGCCGTGGTTCGGGCAGCTGATGACGGGACCGCAACTGTTTGCTTACCTTGGCCAAGTAGACACTTGGATGCGGGAGTATAAAGTGACGGTTAAATAA